In one window of Gossypium hirsutum isolate 1008001.06 chromosome A01, Gossypium_hirsutum_v2.1, whole genome shotgun sequence DNA:
- the LOC107917907 gene encoding 50S ribosomal protein L27, producing the protein MFNIATTFCKRISVKELVTSAPVFGTITDGSSSGLSLMLRRWASKKTAGSTKNGRDSKPKNLGVKKFGGERVIPGNIIVRQRGTRFHPGNYVGIGKDHTLYALKEGCVKFETHKLSGRKWVHVEPKEGHVLHPLYATADAGELKTAT; encoded by the exons ATGTTTAACATTGCAACGACCTTCTGCAAAAGGATAAGCGTGAAGGAGCTAGTTACCAGCGCTCCTGTGTTTGGCACAATCACGG ATGGATCTTCTTCTGGCTTAAGTTTGATGCTTAGGCGGTGGGCTAGTAAAAAAACTGCTGGATCAACTAAGAATGGAAGAGATTCAAAACCCAAGAATCTTGGGGTGAAGAAGTTTGGTGGCGAG AGGGTGATTCCTGGAAACATTATAGTTCGTCAACGAGGAACACGTTTCCATCCTGGAAACTATGTAGGGATTGGGAAAGATCATACTCTCTATGCCCTAAAGGAAGGTTGTGTGAAATTTGAGACGCATAAGCTTAGCGGGCGCAAATGGGTACATGTTGAACCCAAGGAAGGACATGTCCTTCACCCCCTTTATGCTACTGCTGATGCAGGAGAGCTAAAGACAGCCACGTAA
- the LOC107916922 gene encoding uncharacterized protein, whose amino-acid sequence MVYYFILYSTAVKTVRLLASLSAMPPPMLRLISTTSVSTVAGLPPILTKPPISNQNLSITPSEENRQKVLRLISRRDAAFLSLISLFPSLLHTPHASAFSIGISGPKDWLKEQKRKSSKFLLAPIDASRQSLRSVYLLLMDKESTISNTDLEEVQKLLKSAARDCVVQERNSFVAFQANTGVEVCTFRLIVKNASSLLENKNPVKLEAEAMLDDLISSFTSLNTLANESDIQVASSRHRVADALKDTITSLDKFEQAVKDCLEV is encoded by the exons atggtttattattttatactCTACAGCACGGCCGTTAAAACGGTTCGTTTACTTGCAAGTTTATCAGCCATGCCGCCACCAATGCTCCGCCTTATCTCAACCACCTCCGTGTCCACCGTAGCTGGCCTCCCGCCAATCCTTACGAAACCTCCCATTTCAAATCAAAACCTTTCCATCACCCCCAGTGAAGAGAATCGACAGAAAGTGCTCCGCCTTATCTCTCGCAGAGACGCTGCTTTTCTCTCCTTAATCTCCCTCTTTCCTTCCCTACTCCATACCCCTCATGCTTCTGCCTTCTCCATTGGAATTT CAGGACCAAAGGATTGGCTTAAAGAGCAAAAGAGGAAGTCTTCGAAATTCCTATTGGCACCAATCGATGCTTCTCGACAAAGCCTTCGCTCTGTTTATCTTTTGCtca TGGACAAGGAATCAACTATTTCGAATACTGATTTAGAGGAAGTGCAAAAGCTCTTGAAATCTGCCGCTAGGGATTGTGTTGTACAGGAGAGGAATTCCTTTGTTGCATTTCAAGCCAACACCGGAGTCGAG GTTTGCACATTTCGTTTGATTGTGAAAAATGCTTCTTCTTTGCTTGAGAATAAGAATCCTGTTAAGCTGGAAGCTGAAGCTATGCTAGATGATCTTATAAG CTCATTTACCTCGCTTAATACTTTGGCAAATGAAAGTGATATCCAAGTTGCTTCCAGTAG ACACAGGGTTGCAGATGCACTGAAGGATACCATAACTTCGCTTGACAAATTTGAGCAGGCGGTTAAGGACTGCCTGGAAGTATGA